The Streptomyces sp. NBC_00178 genome contains a region encoding:
- a CDS encoding DUF6197 family protein produces MHTTQTTSTPTPVTTIPAALSLEARLAAVEAAMTVALDEAAVAYEVRTAHIPVDPVDPVDLADVVTVPLTPTLQPPAPYASPVAALLQRAHQRLLTDGWCAGSQIREDGARCLYGAIRVEAAGDRSLEARGLEVLMDAIRADFSDVDSVPAFNDRWTDGRVPMRILGQAAALADDRSQ; encoded by the coding sequence ATGCACACCACCCAGACCACGAGCACGCCCACCCCGGTGACCACCATCCCGGCAGCGCTCTCGCTGGAGGCCCGACTGGCCGCTGTCGAAGCGGCGATGACCGTGGCCCTGGACGAGGCCGCCGTCGCTTACGAGGTCCGCACCGCCCACATCCCCGTCGACCCCGTCGACCCCGTCGACCTGGCCGACGTCGTCACCGTCCCGCTCACCCCGACCCTCCAGCCCCCCGCCCCGTACGCCTCACCCGTCGCAGCCCTCCTGCAACGCGCCCATCAGCGTCTGCTCACCGACGGGTGGTGCGCCGGATCCCAGATCCGAGAGGACGGGGCCCGCTGCCTCTATGGCGCCATCCGCGTCGAAGCGGCCGGAGACCGAAGCCTGGAGGCACGCGGCCTGGAGGTCCTGATGGACGCCATCCGTGCTGACTTCAGCGATGTGGACTCGGTGCCCGCCTTCAACGACCGCTGGACCGACGGTCGTGTCCCGATGCGGATCCTCGGCCAGGCCGCCGCCCTCGCCGACGACCGCAGCCAGTAG
- a CDS encoding YrhB domain-containing protein yields MIDRETAVQIVEEQLARDYEANRALRSEAMLLAVADVKEHELVWIVFWTSEAYLRTRDPDFMFVGNGPYLVDRLDGSLHRIGVVSAVTDGWQEDYRSRIRGQAVRTAVDDLHDEVRGVAASRGRIHAMHTLRQRLPVLSLAEVIEYVGALKDGIVPDHLAQVATKELVPSVDPVLTATTIREAVSNTD; encoded by the coding sequence GTGATCGATCGAGAAACCGCAGTCCAGATCGTTGAAGAACAGCTGGCGCGTGACTACGAAGCGAACCGTGCGTTGCGCTCGGAAGCGATGCTCTTGGCAGTGGCCGACGTGAAAGAGCACGAGTTGGTGTGGATCGTTTTCTGGACGTCCGAGGCGTATCTGCGCACCCGGGATCCGGATTTCATGTTTGTAGGGAACGGGCCCTACTTGGTCGATCGCCTGGACGGAAGCCTGCACCGGATCGGTGTCGTCTCGGCGGTAACCGATGGGTGGCAAGAGGACTACCGAAGCCGCATCCGAGGACAGGCTGTGCGGACCGCAGTTGATGATCTACACGATGAGGTTCGTGGTGTTGCGGCTTCTCGTGGGCGGATCCATGCCATGCACACGCTGCGTCAAAGGCTGCCCGTGCTGTCTCTTGCCGAGGTTATCGAGTATGTGGGCGCGTTGAAGGACGGCATCGTTCCGGATCATCTTGCGCAGGTCGCCACGAAGGAACTGGTGCCCTCTGTCGATCCGGTACTGACTGCGACGACCATCCGTGAGGCCGTATCGAACACTGACTGA
- a CDS encoding DUF6197 family protein, with protein sequence METSRFHTASAQGSRCLGTRHARNKCSPTGGAGSQVREDGARCLYGAIRVEAAGDRSLESRGLEVLMDAIRDQFGDADSVPAFNDRWADGHVPMRMLGQAAAQADNRGQ encoded by the coding sequence ATGGAGACCAGCCGATTTCACACGGCCAGTGCTCAGGGATCGCGGTGTCTCGGAACACGACATGCCCGCAACAAGTGCTCACCGACGGGTGGCGCGGGATCCCAGGTTCGCGAGGACGGAGCCCGCTGTCTCTACGGCGCCATCCGCGTCGAAGCCGCCGGCGACCGCAGCCTGGAATCCCGCGGCCTGGAGGTCCTGATGGACGCCATCCGCGACCAGTTCGGCGACGCGGACTCCGTGCCCGCCTTCAACGACCGCTGGGCTGACGGCCACGTCCCGATGCGCATGCTCGGACAAGCCGCCGCCCAAGCCGACAACCGCGGCCAGTAA